The Mercenaria mercenaria strain notata chromosome 8, MADL_Memer_1, whole genome shotgun sequence genome has a segment encoding these proteins:
- the LOC123566544 gene encoding nucleoside diphosphate-linked moiety X motif 17-like, whose amino-acid sequence MSPRQFSRLVPILQHTKSSLPSSVRFSVTYSTRRVQTSTRVSFQFDKMASTSGERVLVYLENQQSGSFTKAHFTECIVDFIDKQNKEGVCLGLVELRDGKLHISSADKDNKDTVKIKHPPFCPIHHMTDENKSSLPPDIYSRGIDCGAAVILESGDGQIFLTRRGDHLRTFPGIWVPPGGHIEQNETLLEAGLRELKEETGLHITPDMCHLDTVHVLAVWESVFPPKLTLGQSKRHHAVVYLHAKLKSKYTVHSLNSEVKIDPGEVGACAWFDRSKVKAIVSAREETAQQKDFEKVCDTFSAIVLDDDNKQKEQQLPFEDLLKTSGDTKDQKGRVSTGTKFALEEWLAV is encoded by the exons ATGAGTCCCAGACAATTTTCAAGACTGGTACCCATATTACAGCACACAAAATCCAGTCTGCCAAGTTCTGTGAGATTTTCTGTGACATATTCTACGCGTCGAGTACAGACAAGCACCAGAGTTAGTTTCCAGTTTGATAAAATGGCATCTACCAGTGGAGAGAGGGTATTAGTGTATTTGGAGAATCAACAGTCCGGCTCATTCACAAAAGCCCATTTTACTGAG TGTATTGTGGACTTCATAGATAAGCAGAATAAAGAAGGTGTATGCCTTGGTTTGGTAGAACTTAGAGATGGCAAACTGCATATATCATCCGCAGATAAAGATAACAAAGACACAGTCAAAATCAAG CATCCACCATTTTGTCCCATACACCACATGACAGATGAGAACAAGTCATCTTTACCACCTGATATCTACTCAAGGGGCATTGATTGTGGAGCAGCTGTTATATTGGAGTCTGGGGATGGTCAGATCTTCCTCACCCGCAGGGGAGACCATTTGAGAACTTTTCCTGGAATCTGGGTGCCTCCAG GTGGACATATAGAACAGAATGAAACT ttactGGAAGCTGGCTTACGAGAGCTGAAGGAAGAGACAGGTTTACATATCACACCAGATATGTGTCATCTAGATACAGTTCATGTTCTAGCTGTCTGGGAG TCTGTGTTTCCACCAAAACTGACGCTGGGTCAGAGTAAACGCCATCATGCCGTTGTTTACCTTCATGCGAAGTTAAAATCCAAATACACAGTTCACAGTTTAAATTCTGAGGTCAAGATTGACCCTGGAGAAGTAGGGGCGTGTGCTTGGTTtgacaggtcaaaggtcaaggccattgTGTCTGCTAGGGAAGAAACGGCAcaacaaaaagattttgaaaaagtctGTGATACATTTag TGCGATAGTGTTAGATGATGACAACAAGCAGAAGGAACAACAGCTACCATTTGAAGATTTACTGAAGACTTCAGGTGACACAAAGGATCAGAAGGGTAGAGTTAGTACTGGTACAAAGTTTGCTCTTGAGGAATGGTTAGCAGTGTAG